In Campylobacter concisus, the following proteins share a genomic window:
- a CDS encoding subtype B tannase encodes MKCVRVAILGVCLVGTCFGGELKFDEKKFELKSVQVGERTLKFRAYEGIVYVAKPASDYEVLNFYVPEGKFSDQKGAIFMPNAIGGYMSAMPQKPEIQNEKPNATLEALLRGYVVASVGARGRTLKDGEKFIGKAPAAIVDLKAAVRYLKFNDKFMPGDANKIISNGTSAGGAMSALLGTSANAKEYEPYLKELGAAKADDQIYAVSAYCPVTNLEHEDEAYEWMFGDLDKFEMIDFTSLDASSFNDRSKKPKKMITGELNATQKELSRELKSKFPAYLNSLNLKDAKGHALSLDENGEGSFKEYISALISRAFTATKSSDKSTLTPKFITLDTQGCSLGYTFKLEDFIASLKRAKAVVAFDGLGLENPENDLFGDSKTPAKHFTKFAKERSEGEMAEASVIKMMNAMNYVKNKNSVKFYRIRQGTNDTDLALAVPAMLALSLKNAGKEVDFEAVWGQGHGGDYDLDELFAWIKRVVEK; translated from the coding sequence ATGAAATGCGTTAGAGTTGCTATTTTAGGGGTTTGTTTGGTAGGCACTTGCTTTGGCGGCGAGCTTAAATTTGATGAAAAGAAATTTGAGCTAAAAAGCGTGCAAGTTGGCGAGAGGACGCTTAAATTTAGAGCCTATGAGGGCATAGTCTATGTGGCAAAGCCAGCTAGTGACTATGAGGTGCTAAATTTCTATGTGCCAGAGGGTAAATTTAGCGACCAAAAAGGGGCTATCTTTATGCCAAACGCGATCGGCGGCTACATGAGCGCAATGCCACAAAAACCAGAAATCCAAAACGAAAAGCCAAATGCCACCCTTGAAGCGCTTCTTAGAGGATACGTCGTGGCAAGCGTTGGCGCTAGGGGCAGGACGCTAAAGGATGGCGAGAAATTTATCGGCAAAGCGCCAGCTGCGATAGTCGATCTAAAAGCGGCCGTTAGATATCTTAAATTTAACGACAAATTTATGCCAGGCGACGCAAATAAGATCATCTCAAACGGCACGAGCGCAGGCGGCGCGATGTCGGCACTTCTTGGCACTAGCGCAAATGCAAAAGAGTATGAGCCATATCTTAAAGAGCTAGGCGCTGCAAAGGCGGACGATCAAATTTATGCCGTCTCAGCCTACTGCCCCGTGACAAATTTAGAGCATGAAGACGAGGCGTATGAGTGGATGTTTGGGGATTTGGATAAATTTGAAATGATTGATTTTACAAGTCTTGATGCGAGCTCTTTTAATGACAGAAGCAAAAAGCCAAAAAAGATGATCACAGGCGAGCTAAACGCCACGCAAAAAGAGCTCTCACGCGAGCTAAAGAGTAAATTTCCAGCCTATCTAAACTCGCTAAATTTAAAAGACGCCAAAGGCCACGCGCTAAGCCTTGATGAAAATGGCGAGGGTAGCTTCAAAGAGTATATAAGCGCTCTCATCTCAAGGGCATTTACCGCTACAAAAAGCAGCGACAAAAGCACGCTAACGCCTAAATTTATAACACTTGACACGCAGGGCTGCTCGCTTGGATATACCTTTAAGCTAGAAGACTTCATCGCTTCGCTAAAACGTGCCAAAGCGGTGGTTGCCTTTGACGGCCTTGGGCTAGAAAATCCAGAAAACGACCTTTTTGGTGATAGCAAAACGCCTGCAAAGCACTTTACTAAATTTGCAAAAGAGCGAAGCGAGGGCGAAATGGCGGAGGCTAGCGTCATAAAGATGATGAATGCGATGAACTACGTCAAAAATAAAAATTCGGTGAAATTTTACCGCATAAGACAGGGCACAAACGACACCGACTTAGCCCTTGCCGTACCTGCTATGCTCGCGCTTTCGCTTAAAAATGCTGGCAAAGAGGTTGATTTTGAAGCGGTCTGGGGACAAGGACATGGCGGCGACTACGATTTAGACGAGCTTTTTGCTTGGATTAAAAGAGTGGTTGAGAAATAA
- a CDS encoding SDR family NAD(P)-dependent oxidoreductase: MKRYIAITGASSGIGAAATKAFARRGENLILVARRGELLEELKSEIAKFANVDVVIELCDLSKQENALLLWQKLEKFELKALINNAGFGDYNKVGEQNLEKITQMINLNIIALVTLSTLFTKKYKDKDTQLINISSIGGYKIVPNAVTYCASKFFVSAFSEGLYHELAQDKQAKMQAKVLAPAATKTEFGMVATSKESYDYDKAFKKYHTSEQMAEFLLRLYDSHYCVGSVDRDSFEFSLSKPKFDYAVKYEPKDN, from the coding sequence GTGAAAAGATACATCGCCATCACTGGAGCAAGCTCAGGCATAGGAGCGGCCGCGACAAAGGCATTTGCAAGGCGTGGGGAGAATTTGATCCTAGTTGCAAGGCGCGGCGAGCTTTTAGAGGAGCTAAAAAGCGAGATAGCTAAATTTGCAAATGTCGATGTGGTGATAGAGCTTTGCGATCTCTCAAAGCAAGAAAATGCCCTCTTGCTTTGGCAAAAATTAGAAAAATTTGAGCTAAAAGCGCTTATAAACAACGCTGGCTTTGGCGACTATAACAAGGTTGGCGAGCAAAATTTAGAAAAAATCACGCAGATGATAAATTTAAACATCATCGCTCTTGTGACGCTCTCAACGCTCTTTACTAAAAAATATAAAGACAAAGATACACAGCTTATAAACATCTCTTCGATAGGCGGCTACAAAATCGTGCCAAATGCCGTCACATACTGCGCTAGCAAATTTTTCGTAAGTGCCTTTAGCGAGGGACTTTACCACGAGCTAGCACAGGACAAGCAGGCAAAGATGCAGGCAAAAGTGCTGGCCCCAGCTGCCACAAAGACAGAATTTGGCATGGTGGCAACTAGCAAAGAGAGCTACGACTACGACAAAGCGTTTAAAAAGTACCACACGAGCGAGCAGATGGCGGAGTTTTTGCTTCGCCTTTATGATAGCCACTACTGCGTTGGCTCGGTCGATAGAGATAGCTTTGAGTTTAGCCTAAGTAAGCCTAAATTTGACTATGCGGTCAAATACGAGCCAAAAGATAACTAG
- a CDS encoding NAD(P)H-binding protein: protein MKKVALIAGASGAVGSEILKDLCGSEHYNKVVALVRHELEFTHEKLEVKIVNFDDFKDEVPFIADDVFCALGTTMKAAKHKEQFYKVDVTYPINFAKFGLECGAKRFVLLSAAGANRKSGSFYLKAKGQAEAKIKELGYSSFHIARLPLIEAERKEFRLGEYLAIKAFKFIPKGFFDEYRPMKAADIAKVIVQVAQDDHSEGVKIYSPVEYVK from the coding sequence ATGAAAAAAGTCGCCCTTATAGCAGGAGCCAGCGGCGCTGTGGGAAGTGAAATTTTAAAAGATTTATGTGGGAGTGAGCACTATAACAAGGTGGTCGCCCTTGTTAGGCATGAGCTAGAATTTACCCATGAAAAGCTTGAAGTAAAGATAGTAAATTTTGATGATTTTAAAGATGAGGTGCCATTTATCGCTGATGACGTCTTTTGCGCGCTTGGCACGACGATGAAAGCGGCAAAGCACAAAGAGCAGTTTTACAAAGTCGATGTGACCTATCCGATAAATTTCGCCAAATTTGGCTTGGAGTGCGGCGCGAAACGCTTTGTTTTGCTCTCAGCTGCAGGCGCAAACAGAAAGTCAGGCTCATTTTACCTAAAGGCAAAGGGTCAAGCAGAAGCAAAGATAAAAGAGCTTGGATATAGCTCATTTCATATCGCTAGACTGCCACTTATCGAGGCTGAGAGAAAGGAATTTAGACTTGGCGAGTATCTGGCGATAAAGGCGTTTAAATTTATCCCAAAAGGCTTTTTTGACGAGTATCGTCCGATGAAGGCAGCTGACATCGCTAAAGTGATCGTGCAAGTAGCACAAGATGACCACAGCGAGGGTGTGAAAATTTATAGCCCAGTGGAGTATGTGAAGTGA